The Sphingobacterium bambusae genome includes a window with the following:
- a CDS encoding zinc-dependent alcohol dehydrogenase, with amino-acid sequence MKAAVFHKAGQISVDTVEDPRLLDARDVILKVTSTAICGSDLHILNGAVPQKEPMIMGHEFMGIVEEVGAEITNLKKGDRVVVPFPISCGTCFFCTHDASPACEHSNYKHYGPNGDLLDQKGAALFGYTDLYGGYSGGQAEYVRVPYADISPRIVPDHLSDEQALFLTDIFPTGWSAIDWAQLKGGEVVAIFGSGPVGLMAQKAAWLNGAGRVIAIDPLDYRLAKAKAVNNVDTLNPNEVDVIEAIREMTRGRGADVCVDAVGFEPERGFLDKVKATVNFEVGSMKVLDMCFKAVRRMGTVSIVGVYGSPYDNFPLHRIFDKGITIKQGQAPVLNYIDKLVELVNENKVVLDDIITHSLPLSEAAHGYELFDKKQDDCVKVVLKP; translated from the coding sequence ATGAAAGCAGCAGTATTCCATAAAGCAGGACAGATCAGTGTAGATACTGTCGAAGATCCAAGGCTCCTTGATGCACGGGACGTTATTCTTAAGGTTACCTCAACGGCCATTTGCGGATCTGACCTCCATATCCTGAACGGGGCGGTACCGCAAAAAGAACCTATGATCATGGGGCACGAATTCATGGGGATTGTGGAAGAGGTCGGAGCGGAAATAACCAATTTGAAAAAGGGCGACCGTGTAGTGGTTCCTTTTCCCATTTCCTGCGGAACCTGCTTTTTCTGCACGCATGATGCTTCGCCGGCATGCGAGCATTCCAATTACAAACACTACGGTCCAAATGGAGATCTTTTGGACCAAAAAGGCGCGGCATTGTTCGGCTATACAGACCTATATGGAGGATACTCTGGTGGGCAGGCAGAATATGTGCGTGTGCCGTATGCGGATATCAGCCCACGCATCGTTCCCGATCACTTAAGTGACGAGCAGGCCCTTTTTTTGACAGACATCTTCCCAACGGGTTGGTCGGCCATTGATTGGGCGCAGCTCAAGGGCGGTGAGGTGGTAGCTATTTTTGGTTCCGGACCGGTAGGGCTTATGGCACAAAAAGCGGCCTGGCTCAATGGCGCGGGTCGGGTTATCGCGATAGACCCTCTGGATTACCGCTTGGCCAAGGCCAAGGCGGTGAATAACGTGGATACCCTAAACCCGAATGAGGTGGATGTAATCGAGGCTATTCGGGAAATGACAAGGGGGCGCGGAGCTGACGTGTGCGTAGACGCGGTGGGCTTCGAGCCTGAACGGGGCTTTCTCGATAAGGTAAAGGCTACGGTAAATTTCGAAGTGGGTTCAATGAAGGTGTTGGATATGTGTTTTAAGGCGGTGCGCCGCATGGGAACCGTATCCATCGTTGGTGTCTACGGCTCGCCCTATGATAATTTCCCTTTACACCGCATATTCGACAAAGGAATAACCATCAAACAGGGGCAGGCGCCCGTGCTCAACTACATCGATAAGCTAGTCGAGCTCGTTAATGAAAACAAGGTAGTGCTAGATGATATTATTACCCATAGCCTTCCGCTTTCAGAAGCTGCGCACGGCTATGAGCTATTCGATAAAAAGCAGGATGACTGTGTCAAAGTGGTGCTTAAGCCGTAG
- a CDS encoding DUF3072 domain-containing protein, protein MENSNTQKDPDEWTTGEEPMTGAQASYLKTLSDEAKVPFEEGLTKAQASKRIDELQHITGRGLDSASE, encoded by the coding sequence ATGGAAAATTCAAATACGCAAAAAGATCCAGATGAATGGACAACCGGCGAGGAGCCCATGACCGGTGCGCAGGCATCCTACCTAAAAACACTGTCCGATGAGGCGAAGGTACCTTTCGAAGAAGGCCTTACCAAAGCCCAGGCATCCAAGCGCATCGATGAGCTGCAACATATTACCGGTAGAGGTTTGGACAGCGCATCCGAGTAG
- a CDS encoding DUF5694 domain-containing protein, translating into MKAVTLFFCLLFSLATLAQQQTTKILLIGTIHFETPHKDAFELKVEDFLSDKRQKELEDFTNALAQTKATKVMIERPFSEQQSSDSLYHLYVKGQYKMPVTEREQIGFRLAKKLALQQVNCVDKFYGLVRDSLLSATAKENNQLYLFGDLGKMANQMKSNYDDELKNNSFTNLIKFINKQEELQKNLSIYLKYLTKVGAGKNYAGAEYVSDWYLRNLRL; encoded by the coding sequence ATGAAAGCAGTCACGTTATTCTTCTGTTTATTATTCTCCCTTGCAACATTAGCACAGCAGCAGACAACAAAAATTTTATTAATTGGAACAATTCATTTCGAAACTCCTCACAAAGATGCCTTTGAACTAAAAGTAGAAGATTTTTTGAGTGACAAACGTCAAAAAGAACTAGAAGATTTTACGAATGCTTTAGCTCAAACAAAAGCGACAAAGGTGATGATTGAAAGACCATTTTCTGAGCAACAATCTAGCGACAGTTTGTATCACTTATACGTAAAGGGTCAATATAAAATGCCTGTGACAGAAAGAGAACAAATAGGTTTTAGATTAGCAAAGAAACTAGCACTGCAACAGGTAAACTGCGTGGATAAATTTTACGGATTAGTACGTGATAGCTTATTGTCAGCAACTGCGAAAGAAAATAATCAACTTTATTTGTTTGGCGATTTAGGAAAAATGGCAAATCAGATGAAGAGTAACTACGACGATGAGCTTAAAAACAACTCGTTTACGAACCTTATAAAATTCATCAATAAGCAAGAAGAGTTACAGAAAAATCTATCCATTTACCTGAAGTACTTAACGAAGGTTGGTGCTGGTAAAAACTATGCGGGAGCAGAATATGTCTCCGACTGGTATCTAAGAAATCTGAGACTGTAA
- a CDS encoding family 43 glycosylhydrolase gives MRALLLTLASIFALTFATVYGQEKQRSSFQQISNDSFWSTENGLPIYSQGGGIFKFKDPDSGQYKYYWYGVHYKEAERYRQDPSVTHDHATFEGVTCYTSSDLSNWKYERTVLAKEETNKKDANPWVGRLGVAFIASLNQYAMFVQHQDQVLVALADQPTGDFKVSHFINMKNMIGTPNTGDQTVFTDEDTGKSYLVYSYGRGRNKIYISEIGLKDGKVGLLDCTEIFKGEGREGNCMFKYKGKYYMCASNLYGWDSSFAYYLMSDDIRGPYLPTNDMKIMEGSESDYAHVSQTGFFVSLKGTLEETVIYCGDRWANFAGNGLGYNQWCPISFEGDRPIFNSLSAWQLTAESGQWKVATDNNFVKNGSFEADRKYIPSKVKPVQEDLLGWKTEVIQGTAISQQDSISPVLNYYNTTADRKEVTGEKSLKIHDRVSYKRKISQKIKSTKYVQLSSGKYTLRAKVKNSSGFNNLVLYAKNQKKTYRYTVVGETAAWKKIKIENISIRHGEVEIGILADGNADAVCYVDDIELVKTVK, from the coding sequence ATGCGTGCACTTCTACTGACGTTAGCGTCCATATTTGCTTTAACCTTCGCGACGGTCTATGGACAGGAAAAACAGCGCTCTTCATTTCAACAAATAAGCAATGATTCCTTTTGGAGTACCGAAAACGGATTGCCGATTTATAGCCAAGGCGGTGGAATTTTTAAGTTTAAGGATCCGGATAGCGGTCAATACAAATATTACTGGTATGGCGTACACTATAAAGAGGCAGAACGCTACCGACAAGATCCTTCGGTCACGCATGACCATGCCACGTTCGAAGGGGTAACATGCTACACATCAAGCGATCTTAGCAATTGGAAATACGAGCGCACGGTGCTAGCAAAAGAGGAGACAAACAAAAAGGATGCGAATCCGTGGGTTGGCCGTTTAGGTGTTGCATTTATTGCTTCTTTAAACCAGTATGCAATGTTCGTACAGCATCAAGATCAGGTTTTGGTGGCGTTGGCCGATCAGCCTACAGGCGACTTCAAAGTCAGCCATTTCATCAATATGAAAAACATGATAGGCACACCCAATACCGGAGACCAGACCGTTTTCACAGATGAGGACACGGGAAAATCATATTTGGTCTACTCCTATGGTCGCGGTAGAAACAAGATATATATCTCCGAGATAGGCCTGAAAGACGGAAAAGTTGGACTACTGGACTGTACAGAAATATTTAAGGGCGAAGGACGCGAAGGGAATTGCATGTTTAAATATAAAGGCAAATATTATATGTGCGCCTCCAACCTCTACGGATGGGATTCTTCATTTGCCTACTATTTAATGTCGGATGATATCAGGGGGCCATATCTACCCACCAATGATATGAAAATTATGGAGGGATCGGAAAGCGATTACGCACATGTCAGCCAAACAGGATTCTTTGTTTCCCTAAAAGGAACTTTGGAGGAAACGGTGATCTATTGCGGCGATCGCTGGGCAAATTTTGCAGGCAACGGCTTAGGTTATAATCAGTGGTGCCCTATTTCCTTTGAAGGCGACAGGCCGATATTCAACTCGCTAAGTGCATGGCAATTGACCGCGGAGAGCGGGCAATGGAAAGTAGCTACAGACAACAATTTTGTAAAAAACGGCAGCTTTGAGGCTGACAGAAAATACATCCCCAGTAAAGTAAAACCCGTACAGGAGGATCTCCTTGGCTGGAAAACGGAAGTTATCCAAGGAACGGCGATATCCCAACAGGACAGCATTTCCCCCGTGTTGAACTATTACAATACGACAGCGGATCGCAAAGAGGTCACCGGCGAAAAAAGCCTCAAGATCCACGATAGGGTTTCTTACAAAAGAAAGATTTCCCAAAAGATCAAGTCCACGAAGTACGTGCAATTAAGCAGTGGCAAGTATACGCTGCGTGCGAAAGTGAAAAACAGCAGTGGTTTTAACAACTTAGTGCTCTATGCTAAAAATCAGAAAAAAACCTACCGCTACACTGTTGTTGGAGAAACAGCTGCATGGAAAAAAATAAAGATCGAAAACATCAGCATTCGTCACGGAGAGGTGGAAATCGGCATATTAGCAGATGGCAACGCGGATGCTGTTTGCTATGTGGACGATATCGAGCTTGTTAAAACTGTTAAATAG
- a CDS encoding SDR family NAD(P)-dependent oxidoreductase: protein MKTTKKGNPKDIYPVPPFPTQEQNPPGISRKMDPIPDHGENSYIGSEILLGKVALITGGDSGIGKATAIAMAREGADIVISYKDETEVEDAEDTKRWIEKAGRKVLLYQGDIRNEELCGKIVEETVAEFGKIDILVNNAAYQMTFKEITAISAEEWNKTFETNMSAMFYFVKYAKPHMPPGSSIINTTSVNAYNPNPTLVPYAATKGAIQNFTSILAIK from the coding sequence ATGAAAACAACTAAAAAAGGAAACCCGAAAGATATTTACCCAGTCCCACCTTTTCCGACTCAAGAACAGAATCCGCCGGGTATCAGTAGGAAAATGGATCCAATTCCTGATCATGGCGAAAACAGTTACATCGGGAGCGAGATCCTATTAGGTAAGGTGGCCTTAATAACTGGGGGCGATTCGGGAATCGGTAAGGCTACAGCAATTGCCATGGCACGAGAGGGGGCTGATATTGTTATTTCGTATAAAGATGAAACGGAAGTCGAGGATGCCGAAGATACCAAAAGGTGGATAGAAAAGGCTGGTCGAAAGGTACTGCTGTACCAAGGGGATATCCGAAATGAAGAGCTTTGCGGAAAAATTGTTGAAGAAACGGTGGCCGAGTTCGGAAAGATCGATATTCTGGTAAACAATGCAGCTTATCAGATGACCTTCAAAGAAATCACCGCTATATCGGCTGAAGAATGGAACAAAACATTTGAGACAAATATGAGCGCAATGTTCTATTTCGTTAAATATGCAAAACCGCATATGCCACCTGGATCATCTATCATTAACACGACTTCGGTTAACGCTTATAATCCCAATCCGACATTGGTGCCGTATGCCGCTACCAAGGGAGCAATTCAAAATTTCACATCCATTCTTGCCATAAAGTGA
- a CDS encoding CinA family protein: protein MEKEYVKENYKEAVFRCSQLLAERNLTIAFAESATAGKLAYEFSLTPYSGKILKGGIVCYNACVKEDMLGISSEIMSTYTPESAEVTREICYAIQHKMPAEVSVAITGLTTPGGSESPLKPVGTMFFCIGYNNILNEQQILLEGNPPDIVNKSIAAISDAICSLVTSS from the coding sequence ATGGAAAAGGAGTATGTTAAGGAAAACTATAAGGAGGCTGTCTTTCGTTGCAGCCAATTACTTGCCGAGCGGAACCTTACCATTGCCTTTGCGGAAAGCGCTACAGCAGGTAAGCTTGCTTATGAGTTTTCGCTCACTCCTTATTCAGGTAAAATTTTAAAAGGTGGAATAGTATGTTATAATGCCTGCGTAAAGGAAGACATGCTTGGTATTTCAAGCGAAATCATGTCAACATACACGCCCGAATCTGCAGAGGTGACAAGGGAAATATGCTATGCAATCCAGCATAAAATGCCAGCTGAGGTAAGTGTCGCTATCACCGGCCTCACGACTCCCGGAGGAAGCGAAAGTCCACTTAAGCCCGTGGGAACGATGTTTTTTTGTATCGGATACAATAACATCTTGAATGAACAACAAATTCTTCTCGAAGGCAACCCGCCGGATATCGTCAATAAATCCATCGCAGCCATCTCTGATGCCATATGTTCGTTAGTAACCTCCTCGTAA
- a CDS encoding SDR family NAD(P)-dependent oxidoreductase translates to MIFGKLAKIALLAAVSGAMIGMQRSKRRKLSVEGKVVLITGGSRGLGFALAQELATRGALLALCGRSDEHLQLAKQALIERGAEVFVYPADVTDPQQVDILVQQVVGHYGRVDVLVNNAGAMLVGPHAAMDSEDYKKIMDNNCWSSLYCIQAVLPHFTAQSAGQVVNIASIGGKIAVPHMLPYSVSKFALLGLSQGLTAELAPAGIDVLTVVPSLMRTGSPLNIGVKGSHKLEYAWFKIADSLPFVSQSAARAASAIADGMESGKKEMVLTLPAKVAAALQGLCPKFLSGTLTLVNRVLPR, encoded by the coding sequence ATGATTTTTGGAAAACTGGCAAAAATAGCCCTCTTGGCTGCCGTAAGTGGAGCTATGATAGGTATGCAGCGCAGTAAGCGTCGCAAGTTATCCGTAGAAGGAAAGGTCGTTCTTATAACGGGAGGTTCCCGTGGTTTGGGCTTCGCGCTGGCTCAAGAGCTGGCTACTCGGGGCGCCTTGCTTGCGCTTTGCGGAAGAAGTGATGAGCATTTGCAGCTTGCAAAGCAGGCGCTTATCGAAAGGGGAGCGGAGGTATTTGTTTACCCAGCCGATGTTACCGACCCACAACAAGTGGATATCCTAGTGCAGCAGGTCGTCGGGCACTACGGGCGTGTTGATGTGCTGGTCAACAATGCCGGCGCCATGTTAGTAGGTCCGCATGCGGCTATGGATAGCGAAGATTATAAAAAGATCATGGACAATAATTGTTGGTCTAGTCTCTATTGTATACAAGCCGTTTTACCACATTTTACCGCACAGTCTGCGGGGCAGGTCGTGAATATTGCTTCCATTGGTGGTAAAATTGCCGTGCCCCATATGTTGCCCTATAGTGTCAGCAAATTCGCCCTGCTGGGCTTAAGTCAGGGATTGACCGCTGAGCTCGCGCCCGCAGGCATCGACGTCTTGACCGTCGTTCCAAGCTTGATGCGCACCGGCAGTCCTCTAAATATTGGCGTAAAGGGAAGCCATAAGCTTGAATATGCATGGTTTAAGATCGCCGATTCGCTGCCTTTTGTATCCCAGAGCGCGGCAAGGGCCGCATCGGCAATTGCCGACGGGATGGAATCTGGCAAAAAGGAAATGGTCTTAACACTACCTGCTAAGGTGGCCGCTGCGCTGCAGGGACTTTGCCCAAAGTTTCTTTCTGGCACGCTAACCTTGGTCAATAGGGTATTGCCCCGCTAG
- a CDS encoding catalase: MKKKNVNKGELVKQDDLARYTSDDGDKAMTTDQGVKINSDANSLKAGERGASLLEDFILREKITHFDHERIPERIVHARGSAAHGFFELYEDLSDYTRAGLFTKVGEKTPVFVRFSTVAGSKGSADLARDIRGFAVKFYTQEGIFDLVGNNTPVFFIQDAMKFPDLIHSVKPEPDNEIPQAASAHDTFYDFVSLATETLHNHMWAMSDRAIPRSLRMMEGFGIHTFRLLNAAGESHFVRFHWKPALGVHSVTWDEAVKINGADPDFHRRDLWEAIEQGQFPSWELGLQIIPQADEHKFEFDLLDATKLIPEELVPVLIVGKMTLDRNPDNFFAETEQVAFHPGHIVPGIDFTNDPLLQGRLFSYTDTQLSRLGSPNFHELPINRSVAPVHNNQRDAQMRTTINKGKVAYHPNTMAGGCPFLSKIAEGGFSSYEERIDGKKVRARSESFSDHFSQPALFYRSLSSWEKEHVIGAYSFELGKCQIDAIKSRMLYLLDQIDSSLAKRVSANIGLTIPKKIEEPINRNIGADEDPATQQPGKAKNYLERSSALSQDKGQPSPIASRQVAVLVDNGFDMKGFEEFKKALEAENASVKIVSPSGGQITCSEGMKHKVDAQLSTTESVFYDAILIPCGEKSVNALAEQGKTFKFINEAVKHCKTLAFLGKAKKLRDLSVAKDFLEDKAILTDGTPQEFIASLAMHRNWEREAKTAQIAV, from the coding sequence ATGAAAAAGAAGAACGTTAATAAAGGTGAGCTCGTCAAGCAAGATGATCTTGCGCGCTACACGTCGGATGACGGCGATAAGGCAATGACTACCGATCAGGGTGTCAAGATTAATAGCGATGCCAATTCGCTCAAAGCAGGGGAGCGTGGAGCGAGCTTGCTGGAAGACTTTATCCTTCGCGAGAAGATTACGCACTTTGATCACGAGCGCATTCCCGAGCGTATCGTTCATGCGCGCGGCAGTGCCGCACATGGGTTCTTTGAGCTCTACGAAGATCTGAGCGACTACACCCGAGCGGGACTTTTTACCAAAGTGGGGGAAAAGACCCCTGTATTCGTCCGCTTCTCTACCGTGGCGGGCAGCAAGGGCTCGGCCGACTTGGCACGCGATATCCGCGGCTTTGCCGTTAAATTTTATACACAGGAAGGTATATTCGATCTGGTAGGAAACAATACGCCTGTATTTTTCATTCAGGATGCCATGAAGTTTCCGGATCTTATCCATTCGGTAAAACCGGAACCGGATAATGAAATTCCGCAGGCCGCCTCCGCGCATGATACCTTTTACGATTTTGTATCGTTGGCCACCGAAACGTTGCACAACCATATGTGGGCCATGAGCGACCGCGCTATCCCGCGCAGTCTACGTATGATGGAGGGCTTCGGTATCCATACTTTTAGGCTGTTGAACGCGGCAGGAGAATCGCATTTTGTGCGCTTTCATTGGAAGCCGGCACTGGGCGTGCATTCGGTCACTTGGGACGAGGCCGTGAAGATCAACGGAGCCGATCCTGATTTCCATCGGCGTGACCTTTGGGAGGCTATTGAACAAGGGCAATTTCCTAGTTGGGAGCTAGGTCTGCAGATTATTCCGCAAGCCGACGAACATAAATTTGAATTCGATCTGCTCGATGCCACGAAACTTATTCCGGAAGAACTTGTTCCGGTGCTTATTGTGGGGAAGATGACGCTGGATCGCAACCCTGATAATTTCTTTGCCGAGACCGAACAGGTGGCCTTCCATCCTGGACATATTGTTCCGGGCATAGATTTTACCAATGATCCCTTATTGCAGGGCAGGTTGTTTTCCTATACCGACACGCAGCTATCTCGATTGGGAAGTCCCAACTTTCATGAATTGCCAATCAATAGGTCGGTTGCTCCGGTGCACAACAACCAGCGTGACGCCCAGATGCGCACAACGATCAACAAGGGCAAGGTGGCCTACCATCCCAATACCATGGCTGGCGGTTGCCCTTTTTTATCCAAAATAGCTGAAGGCGGTTTTAGCAGTTATGAAGAACGCATAGATGGAAAAAAAGTAAGGGCGCGATCGGAAAGTTTTAGCGATCACTTCTCCCAGCCAGCGCTCTTTTATCGTAGTCTCTCTTCGTGGGAAAAGGAACACGTTATCGGCGCCTATTCCTTTGAACTGGGCAAATGCCAGATCGATGCGATCAAGTCCCGTATGTTATATTTACTTGATCAAATAGACAGTTCACTGGCTAAACGCGTATCAGCCAATATTGGCCTTACAATCCCTAAAAAAATCGAGGAACCGATCAATAGGAATATTGGTGCCGATGAAGACCCTGCTACGCAGCAACCCGGTAAGGCCAAGAATTATCTGGAGCGTTCTTCGGCGCTTAGCCAAGACAAAGGTCAACCATCGCCGATAGCCAGTCGTCAGGTTGCTGTGCTGGTCGATAACGGTTTTGATATGAAGGGATTTGAAGAATTTAAGAAAGCGCTTGAAGCAGAAAATGCCTCGGTAAAGATCGTCTCACCAAGTGGCGGGCAGATAACCTGTAGCGAAGGCATGAAGCATAAGGTCGATGCCCAGCTCTCCACGACAGAAAGTGTGTTCTATGATGCCATTTTAATCCCCTGTGGCGAGAAAAGCGTCAATGCACTGGCCGAGCAGGGGAAGACTTTTAAGTTTATCAATGAGGCTGTAAAGCATTGCAAGACGCTGGCTTTCTTGGGCAAGGCAAAAAAGCTGCGGGATCTATCTGTCGCAAAGGATTTTTTGGAGGATAAAGCGATCCTCACAGATGGCACCCCGCAGGAATTTATAGCTTCCTTGGCGATGCACCGAAATTGGGAAAGGGAGGCAAAGACGGCACAAATTGCGGTATAG
- a CDS encoding RNA polymerase sigma factor, with protein MLTLQLNQQIEKSKVYLSKIAHKFTSDPEEAQDLVQETLIRSINHTEGFLNNSKVGSWLYVIMKNVYINQYRKQQKRRQYEHAEISSLLDQGCSEPFTFNQVEDRFAATDIKRAMSALSQENYEIFNMYIEGYKYREIADQYAMPEGTIKTRIFHTKKVLRKSLAAYEISKTA; from the coding sequence ATGCTTACATTACAACTCAACCAACAGATAGAAAAGAGCAAGGTATATCTTAGCAAGATTGCCCACAAGTTTACCAGTGATCCCGAAGAGGCGCAAGATCTTGTCCAAGAAACCTTGATTCGCTCGATCAATCACACCGAAGGGTTTTTAAATAACTCGAAAGTTGGGTCTTGGCTCTACGTGATCATGAAGAACGTGTATATTAACCAATATAGGAAACAACAGAAACGCAGACAGTACGAACATGCAGAAATCTCTTCCTTGCTGGATCAGGGATGCAGCGAGCCCTTTACCTTTAATCAGGTAGAAGACCGCTTTGCCGCAACGGACATCAAGCGCGCAATGAGCGCACTTTCGCAGGAGAACTACGAAATTTTCAATATGTATATCGAGGGGTATAAATATCGGGAGATAGCGGATCAATACGCCATGCCGGAGGGGACCATAAAAACTCGAATATTCCATACAAAAAAGGTGCTTCGCAAAAGTCTCGCAGCGTATGAGATTAGCAAGACTGCATAG
- a CDS encoding CsbD family protein, with protein MSELTWKGRWNEIKGKVKQQYADLTDDDLLYAEGKEDELLGKLQKTTGKTKDEVNSWLNDL; from the coding sequence ATGAGTGAATTAACATGGAAAGGACGTTGGAACGAAATCAAGGGAAAAGTAAAGCAGCAGTACGCTGATCTGACGGATGATGATCTGCTGTATGCCGAAGGTAAGGAAGACGAGCTGCTCGGCAAGCTGCAGAAAACAACGGGCAAAACCAAAGATGAGGTAAATAGCTGGTTGAATGACCTCTAG
- a CDS encoding FAD/NAD(P)-binding protein codes for MKKIDAFTSLAIIGGGPMALLLIRRLLDHFEGQLAIELFEKQDVLGAGMPYSHLGAEDEHIANISANELPEVLSSLDDWIKKQDSETLERFAINAEDFNEHRALPRLLLGSYLADEFSMLIQQCKVKGFSIEIHYRCAVIDIIDEPENARVRVVHQQGRTDFDKAIICSGHLWPKMGEGDIPNYFDSPYPPAKLVGRNNYSVAIRGASLTAVDAIRTLARNNGHFYTSASGAVCYSLASESKDFKLVMHSRAGLLPAVRFHLADTQIGRGELLSAAHIERIKAENGGFVPLDYLYEHVFLRRIEEERPSFHQKIEELTMEDFVEKMMEFREDKDPFELLEREYREAARSIIEQKSIYWKEMLAVLSYTMNYPAKYFCAEDMLRLEHTLKPLISIVIAFVPQHSVEELLALHAAGILSLVEVGEDSRVEPLQTGGIRYHYKSSEGKACNDYYAMFVDCVGQPVLSIADLHFKSLKERETVAPAVVKFKSYKAGQDAYAKGVKGVGKAKDGHYYMQLPGVAINDHFQITDMYGKINERIYMLAVPFIGGFNPDYSGLDFVEEASLRVVQSLLS; via the coding sequence ATGAAGAAAATCGATGCATTTACAAGCTTGGCTATTATTGGTGGTGGGCCGATGGCGCTGCTGTTAATACGACGGCTGCTGGACCATTTTGAGGGGCAACTTGCTATCGAGTTGTTTGAAAAACAAGACGTCCTAGGGGCTGGCATGCCCTATAGCCACCTTGGCGCTGAGGACGAACATATTGCCAATATTTCTGCAAATGAATTGCCAGAGGTGCTCAGTTCATTGGATGACTGGATAAAAAAGCAAGACAGCGAAACCCTTGAACGCTTCGCCATAAACGCAGAAGATTTCAATGAACACAGAGCGCTGCCGAGGCTCTTGTTAGGCTCTTACCTAGCGGATGAATTTTCGATGCTCATCCAACAATGTAAAGTCAAGGGCTTTTCTATAGAAATACATTATCGATGCGCAGTGATTGATATTATTGATGAACCTGAGAACGCCCGGGTCAGAGTCGTGCATCAGCAAGGGCGTACTGATTTTGATAAGGCGATTATCTGTTCAGGGCACCTTTGGCCAAAGATGGGCGAAGGAGATATACCTAACTACTTTGATTCACCCTATCCGCCCGCAAAGTTAGTTGGCCGAAACAATTATTCCGTCGCGATACGTGGCGCATCCCTGACGGCAGTAGACGCCATTCGCACCTTAGCCAGGAACAATGGACACTTCTACACATCAGCATCGGGGGCTGTATGCTATAGTCTGGCTTCGGAATCAAAGGACTTCAAATTGGTCATGCATTCCAGAGCGGGACTTCTTCCTGCAGTGCGCTTTCATTTGGCCGATACGCAAATAGGCCGCGGTGAGCTCCTTTCTGCGGCACACATTGAGCGGATAAAAGCTGAAAACGGAGGTTTTGTTCCGCTAGACTATCTTTACGAGCACGTATTCCTTAGGCGTATAGAAGAAGAGCGACCAAGCTTTCACCAAAAGATTGAAGAGCTGACTATGGAGGATTTCGTAGAGAAAATGATGGAGTTTAGAGAGGATAAGGATCCCTTTGAATTGCTAGAACGCGAATACCGCGAAGCGGCGCGTTCAATAATCGAGCAGAAGTCTATTTATTGGAAGGAAATGCTCGCCGTCTTAAGTTACACGATGAACTATCCGGCCAAATATTTCTGCGCAGAGGATATGCTTCGGCTAGAACATACGCTCAAACCATTGATTAGTATTGTGATTGCTTTTGTGCCGCAGCATTCTGTGGAAGAACTATTGGCGTTACATGCCGCTGGCATACTATCGCTAGTTGAGGTAGGTGAAGACAGTAGGGTGGAACCGCTACAAACCGGAGGTATACGCTATCATTACAAAAGTAGCGAAGGCAAAGCATGTAATGACTATTATGCTATGTTTGTCGACTGCGTAGGACAGCCGGTACTGTCGATTGCCGATTTGCATTTTAAAAGCTTAAAAGAGCGAGAGACCGTTGCGCCAGCTGTAGTAAAATTTAAAAGCTATAAAGCAGGTCAAGACGCTTATGCCAAGGGCGTCAAAGGAGTGGGTAAAGCGAAAGATGGTCATTACTACATGCAATTGCCGGGCGTGGCTATTAACGATCATTTCCAGATCACGGACATGTACGGGAAGATTAACGAGCGTATCTATATGCTCGCAGTACCTTTTATCGGCGGTTTCAATCCCGACTACTCGGGACTCGACTTTGTCGAAGAGGCCAGTTTGCGCGTGGTGCAGTCTTTATTGTCGTAA